One Anabas testudineus chromosome 15, fAnaTes1.2, whole genome shotgun sequence genomic window carries:
- the LOC113158770 gene encoding cytochrome c oxidase subunit 5B, mitochondrial: MAGRLLLRTWTTATLRLRSNVVARPLQRAMASGGGIPTDEEQATGLERRALQALKQGKDPYSMLKPKSYAGTKEDPHIVPCIGTKRMVGCLCEEDNTAIVWFWLHEGDAQRCPSCGSHYKLVHHELPH, encoded by the exons atggcGGGACGTCTTCTGCTCCGGACTTGGACGACAGCAACACTGCGGCTGAGGAGCAATGTGGTGGCCAGACCGCTGCAGCGAGCCATGGCTTCAGGGGGAG gAATCCCGACAGATGAAGAACAAGCTACTGGACTGGAGCGACGCGCTCTGCAGGCGCTCAAACAGGGAAAG GATCCCTACAGTATGCTGAAGCCCAAGTCGTATGCTGGTACCAAGGAAGACCCGCATATTGTGCCTTGCATTGGCACCAAGCGGATGGTGGGCTGTCTTT GCGAGGAAGACAACACTGCCATTGTGTGGTTCTGGCTTCATGAGGGAGATGCCCAACGCTGCCCGTCCTGTGGTTCTCACTATAAGCTGGTCCACCATGAGCTGCCCCATTGA